A stretch of DNA from Fibrobacter sp. UWEL:
TGCGCCAAGAGCGCACCCTTCAGCTATCTGCTGAAGTTCGGCGTGGCTGTTGCTGCTCTGGTGCTCCTGGCCCTGGGCGTCATGCCCAGCGTAGCACTGTAATTCCCCGAGAGTCATCCTGAGCGGAGCACCGAAGGTTCCCCGAGTGTCATCCTGAGCGGAGCACCTAAGGTGCGAAGTCGAAGGATCTAGGATCCCGTCAGGATCGATAAGCTCGTAATTAAGAAGAACACCCTGTAGGTTTAAGCCTGCGGGGTGTTTTTTGTTTAGACATTTTTTAGACAAAATCTTTTTTACAAAGAAATTTCGTTCAAACGGCCTCATTACAACGTGTATAGTAAAGAATAGGGGAGTTTGCCTATTCCGCAGGGCAATTTAGCCCAGAATAAACGATTATTAGTTACGAGATATGAGTTATGAGGAATAGCGTATTGAGGGATAAAGGTTTTGCTTTCGCTATCAGGGTCGTTAGACTCTATGGTTTTCTTACCAAAGAGAAATGTGAATTCATTTTATCTAAACAAATACTCAGAAGCGGAACAAGCATAGGTGCGAATGTTACGGAAGCGTCGTACGCGCAAAGTCGTCCAGATTTCTTTGCGAAAATAGGAATAGCCAAAAAAGAAGCTGCAGAAACCTTGTATTGGCTTGAATTGCTAAAAGAAACAGATTACATAAACGCTAGGCAATACGAATCAATGTATGAGGATTGCAATGAACTACTGAAAATGTTGGTTTCCATTTCCAAGAGAAACAACGCTAAAAATGACAACTCGTCATTCATAACTCATCATTCGTAATTGATATCAGCCTTGCGGATGAAAATGTTGAGGCAGCCGTTGGCATTATTACCATGAAATACGCCTTCAAGGCTGGGAAGTATGGTAGGATGCTCCCGATGATTGAGGAAAGGCTGAAGACCATCAGCATGAGTGATTGCGCAACCCTTATCAGTAAAATTGAGTTATATTTAGGTGAGTACGTAACTCGCACATCATTAAAGAGGTTGAAGATGGCATTCCAGAGTATTGGTCAAAGGCTTGGCTTCGTCAGCGCAGGCGATGTGCGTCGCGCCGAGGAAAAGGAAGTTCGTAGCCTCAGGGCGAAAAATGCAAGGAAGGATGCGAAAATAGCCTCACTGACTGCAGAAAATGCTGCTCTTAAGGCGCAACTTAAAGCCGCCCTTGCCACTAAGTAACCGCTAGCCTTTCGTCATCTAACGTCATCGTCATCCTGAGCGGAGCACCTAAGGTTCCCCGAGTGTCATCCTGAGCGGAGCACCGAAGGTGCGAAGTCGAAGGATCTAGGATCCCGTCAGGATCGATAAGCTCGTAATTAAGACGAACACCCTGTAGGTTTAAGCCTGCGGGGTGTTTTTTTGTGCATGAGATTTGTGTTTTTTTTGCATTTTAGCATATTTGCTACAAAAAAACTTACGAATTGAATAGAAAAACCCTTTAATATGGGGTAGGACGTTTCTAAATTTTAACCCGTATTTTTTTGAGAAGGAACTTTTCTAATGAAAAAGACTTTTTTTGCAGTTG
This window harbors:
- a CDS encoding four helix bundle protein; this translates as MRNSVLRDKGFAFAIRVVRLYGFLTKEKCEFILSKQILRSGTSIGANVTEASYAQSRPDFFAKIGIAKKEAAETLYWLELLKETDYINARQYESMYEDCNELLKMLVSISKRNNAKNDNSSFITHHS